The segment CGAACGTGGCGCGAACGTGGCGCGATCCAGGCGGAGCATCACCGGCGTGAGCCGCGGAACCGTGGTTGACTCGCACAAGGTCGCACCCAGCCTCGTCGCACTTGCCGAGCGAGGCCCCATACGAGAGGAGCGCACGTGACCAACTGGACCCCCGGCGATCCGATCCGCGACAGCGACGACTATCGCCAGAGTCTGCGGGGTCGGGGCCTGAATGTGTATGTCATGGGCGAACAGGTCGCCGAGCCAATCGATCACCCGATCGTGCGGCCTTCCATCAATGCGATGGCCACTACCTACGACCTCGCGGAATCCGAACCGGACGTCGCGCAGGCTAGCTCCAGTCTGAGCGGCGACCGCGTCAACAGATTCCTGCACGTCGCGGAAAGTGTGGACGATGTCGTCGCCCAGAACCGAATGCAGCGCAAGTTGGGGCAGATGACCGGAACCTGCTTCCAGCGTTGCGTCGGGATGGACGCGATCAACGCCACTTACTCCGTCACGTACGACATTGACGCCGAACGCGGCACCGACTACCACAGACGCTTCAAGACCTGGCTAGCCCAGATCCAGCTGAAGAACCTCGTCATAGGCGGCGCGATGACGGATCCGAAAGGGGACCGCTCCAAGGCCCCCTCACAGCAGGACGATCCGGACCTGTTCGTCCGGGTGACCGAACGAAGGCCCGATGGAGTCGTGATCCGCGGCGCCAAGGCTCACCAAACAGGCGCCCTGAACGCGCACTGGGTGATCGTCATGCCCACGATCCGGCTGCGCGCCGCGGATAGCGACTACGCCATCACATGCGCGGTCCCGACAACCGCCTCCGGAATCATCTACGTGTATGGCCGACAGTCATGCGACACACGCGCGCTCGAAGGCGGCGACGTGGACGTCGGCAACGCGAACTTCTCCGGGCAAGAAGTGCTCATCATCTTCGACGACGTCTTCGTTCCTACCGAGCAGATATTCATGGACGGTGAGTGGGAATACGCCTCGGAGCTGGTCGAGCGCTTCACGAGCTATCACCGACGCAGCTACGTGTGCAAGACCGGTGTAGGCGATGTCCTCATCGGCGCCGCCGCTCTCGCGGCCGACCACAACGGCGTGGCTGGCAGTTCCCACATCAAAGACAAACTCGTCGAGATGGCTCACTTGAACGAGACCATCTACGCCACCGGCATCGCCGCATCGCATGAGTCCTTCCGAAGGCCCGCCGGAAACTTCGAGAACGATGGCCTGCTGGCCAACGTGTGCAAGCAGAACGTCACCCGCTTCCCGTATGAGATGGGTCGGCTCGCGCAGGACCTCGCCGGGGGCCTCATGGTGACGATGCCGTCGCAACAGGACTTCGAGGACCCCGACGTGGGCCCGACGCTGGACCGCTTGTTCCAGGGTCGCGCTGACGTTCCAACGCAGGACCGCCGCCGGATTCTCCGCCTGATCGAGAACATGACTATGGGTCGCAACGCGGTCGGCTACCTGACCGAGTCCCTGCACGGAGCAGGATCACCCCAGGCCCAGCGAGTGCAGATCGCGCGTCAGGTCGACTTCGACGCCAGGAAACTCATGGCCGCCCGGCTCGCCGGCGTAAAGACCGGCAGCCCCGCGGATCCGGCCGAGTGAAGGCCGCAGGAGAACTGTGTGACGCATGTCATATACCACTTACGTTCCGTGACGCGATGTAACGGCTATCACATGATTGAAGGTCCTGACTGAGCCGGGGAGAGCCAGGACCCTCGTCCATTCGGAAGGTCCGGATGAGCGGGGAACGGACACTGGCGTCGGTGCAATCGGACTCGTTCGGTGCCCGCGAAGGACCGGCCTAACTCTGAATCCACCGGGCCATAGCTCTTTCCGCCATCGCAGTGATCGTCAACGACGGGTTCACACCGATGTTGGTCGGCATGGCCGATCCGTCCATCACGCGGAGGCCTTCGTAGCCGAAGACCCGGTGCTCGGTATCGACTACGCCGAGCTCCGGATTCGGCCCAACGGGTGCGCCACCGAGGATGTGGGCCGTGGCGCTGATACCGCAGATGCTGTCCATGAGGGTTCCGAACGCGGTGCCGCCGCTCGCTTCGGCCAGAGCCGCGCCGGCCGCATCCGCCTGGGGCAAGTGGGCCGGGATAGGCGCACTGCCCTCAGCCGCCTCGGACCCCAAGGCCCAGCCCCACGCACGACGCCGGTAGACAAGCCGCAGCTCGTTGTCGGCGCTTTGCATCACGGTGAGAATCGTCGTCCTGCGATTCCAATGACGGGCGCGAAGGTTAGCAGTCGAGGCCACGGGCTGACGGGCCATCCGTCTCATGGTGGCCAGCCGCCGGGATCGCTTGTCCTGTTGTGACACAGAGGGGCTCAGGTACCACTTCATGAACCCGTAGGACTTGGGGAACCGGTTGTTCGTGACATGGGTGAGCGAGTCTGGGTAGTAGTGACTAGAGATCGTGCTGCCATCGGAGATGTCGGTGCCGCGCGGGTGCAGGACTGCGGCGAATGCCTCAGAGTTGGTCCGGACGTGCCGTCCCACGGCTGCCGACAGGCGGGGAAGGGTTCGCCAGCGGTCCCGGTTGGCCAGCAAGAGTCGCGTGGTCCCGAGCACCCCAGCGGCGAGCACCACCTCGCGGGCGGTGACGCTGGACACGCCAGTGCGGCGGCCCCTGGCCAGCGGATCCCGCAGCACCACACGCCAGCCGTGGCGCCCGCAGCCTTGCGGGTCTCCCGACCCATCCGGAGCAAGCGGAATCACGATCTCGGCCCGCGTCTGTGGCCGGATGACGGCACCGAGGTTCTCGGCGTCGGCCAGGTAGGTCACGTCGAGGGAGTTCTTGGCCCCGTGAGGGCACCCTGTGATGCATTGGGCGCATCCCTTGCACATCGAGAAGTCGATGCCCTGCGGAGTCGGACCAAACGTGTCGGCGACGCCCAAGGCAGCGGCGGACTGCTCAAGCCACTCGTCCTGCAGTCCGTGGCGGGGGTTGAACTGTCGGCCGAGCTTCGCGGCAGCCACATCGAAGTGGGGCTCTAGCTCGTCGGCCCAATCGATCCCGGTCCGGGCCCAGCCGTCGGCGGCGAAGGCCTCTGCGGGCGGCTGCAGCAGGACGGCCGCGTACACGATGGACCCGCCGCCAACGCCGACGCCGCTGACGACGACGACATCGCGCAGCATGGTCTGGCGGAAGTAGCCGCGCAGGCCCAGCCGGGGCTCCCACATCAGACTGCGCGTGTGGCCGGCCCCCCGCTGCAGGTCATGCGGCGTCAGCCGGCGACCTTCCTCCACCACCAGCACCCGCATGCCGGCCTCTGCTGCCCGGAACGCAGCCACGCTGCCCCCGAAGCCGGACCCGATCACAAGGACGTCCGCATCGAACTCGGTCACATCGCCACCTTGTCATCGCGATGGAACGGCGAGGCTTCCGGGTCCGACGATGCGCCACCTGCGGGCCAAGCCCCCCATACGATAGGCATTGGTGGCGGCCCCGCCCCTAGTCTGGCCGCATGAGCGGCAATCCGGCTCCGAGCGAGTCTCGTCATCGAGCGCTGGTCGCGGCGAATGTCGGCAATGCCATCGAGTTCTACGACTGGATGGCCTACGCGCTGCTTGTTCCGTATTTCGGGTCGCAGTTCTTCCCAAGTTCGGATCCCGCCGCCGTCCTCATGGCATCGTTCGCGGTTTTCGCCGTGGGGTGTCTGGCACGGCCGCTT is part of the Candidatus Nanopelagicales bacterium genome and harbors:
- a CDS encoding 4-hydroxyphenylacetate 3-hydroxylase N-terminal domain-containing protein, encoding MTNWTPGDPIRDSDDYRQSLRGRGLNVYVMGEQVAEPIDHPIVRPSINAMATTYDLAESEPDVAQASSSLSGDRVNRFLHVAESVDDVVAQNRMQRKLGQMTGTCFQRCVGMDAINATYSVTYDIDAERGTDYHRRFKTWLAQIQLKNLVIGGAMTDPKGDRSKAPSQQDDPDLFVRVTERRPDGVVIRGAKAHQTGALNAHWVIVMPTIRLRAADSDYAITCAVPTTASGIIYVYGRQSCDTRALEGGDVDVGNANFSGQEVLIIFDDVFVPTEQIFMDGEWEYASELVERFTSYHRRSYVCKTGVGDVLIGAAALAADHNGVAGSSHIKDKLVEMAHLNETIYATGIAASHESFRRPAGNFENDGLLANVCKQNVTRFPYEMGRLAQDLAGGLMVTMPSQQDFEDPDVGPTLDRLFQGRADVPTQDRRRILRLIENMTMGRNAVGYLTESLHGAGSPQAQRVQIARQVDFDARKLMAARLAGVKTGSPADPAE
- a CDS encoding GMC family oxidoreductase; the encoded protein is MTEFDADVLVIGSGFGGSVAAFRAAEAGMRVLVVEEGRRLTPHDLQRGAGHTRSLMWEPRLGLRGYFRQTMLRDVVVVSGVGVGGGSIVYAAVLLQPPAEAFAADGWARTGIDWADELEPHFDVAAAKLGRQFNPRHGLQDEWLEQSAAALGVADTFGPTPQGIDFSMCKGCAQCITGCPHGAKNSLDVTYLADAENLGAVIRPQTRAEIVIPLAPDGSGDPQGCGRHGWRVVLRDPLARGRRTGVSSVTAREVVLAAGVLGTTRLLLANRDRWRTLPRLSAAVGRHVRTNSEAFAAVLHPRGTDISDGSTISSHYYPDSLTHVTNNRFPKSYGFMKWYLSPSVSQQDKRSRRLATMRRMARQPVASTANLRARHWNRRTTILTVMQSADNELRLVYRRRAWGWALGSEAAEGSAPIPAHLPQADAAGAALAEASGGTAFGTLMDSICGISATAHILGGAPVGPNPELGVVDTEHRVFGYEGLRVMDGSAMPTNIGVNPSLTITAMAERAMARWIQS